From one uncultured Paludibacter sp. genomic stretch:
- a CDS encoding hypothetical protein (Evidence 5 : Unknown function) — protein MKVNFFNIFALVLILFISGCKENNTYDYNAIVPVVLGDIQGPTEVVQTFSATYSTSYFRGGSKWNWTVKDATIKSISEDTHSITVQFDELPADGKAKISVSETTHGGLTSDTVSLDVLVKQYCPLANGINDLVGNWIGVDGNDGSEELQSVILASIMSNKLKFTGMSVGFIESFWGETVIKSEPITVTINEDGTLEIPRQYVYTTVYDGDEYDYEIKGSGTWENCGATPSMVINYDIYYAGETDGLAATYYKYLLNSIPYLTATISLSNQSSGVKATNFKISIPKKIAQIKALEK, from the coding sequence ATGAAAGTAAACTTTTTTAATATATTTGCTCTCGTCCTGATATTATTTATTTCTGGATGTAAAGAAAATAATACTTATGATTACAATGCAATAGTCCCTGTGGTATTAGGTGATATTCAGGGACCAACAGAAGTGGTGCAAACATTTAGTGCCACATATTCTACAAGTTATTTTAGAGGGGGGTCAAAATGGAATTGGACTGTTAAAGATGCAACAATAAAGTCAATAAGTGAGGACACTCATTCAATAACGGTTCAATTTGATGAATTACCAGCTGATGGAAAAGCAAAGATTTCTGTTTCTGAAACCACTCATGGAGGATTAACTTCAGACACTGTGTCATTAGATGTATTAGTAAAACAATACTGTCCGCTCGCTAATGGCATTAATGACTTAGTTGGAAATTGGATTGGCGTGGATGGTAATGATGGCTCCGAAGAACTTCAAAGTGTCATTTTAGCATCCATTATGTCTAATAAGCTTAAATTTACAGGTATGAGTGTTGGTTTCATTGAATCATTTTGGGGCGAAACAGTAATAAAATCAGAACCGATTACAGTAACTATTAATGAAGATGGAACGCTTGAAATTCCGCGCCAATATGTCTATACGACAGTCTATGATGGAGATGAATATGATTATGAAATAAAAGGCTCTGGTACGTGGGAGAATTGTGGGGCAACTCCTTCAATGGTAATTAACTATGATATATATTATGCTGGTGAAACAGATGGTTTAGCGGCAACGTATTACAAATATTTATTAAATAGTATTCCATACTTGACAGCCACAATATCCTTATCCAATCAAAGTTCAGGGGTTAAAGCGACTAATTTTAAAATATCAATACCTAAAAAAATTGCACAAATTAAAGCTTTAGAGAAATAA
- a CDS encoding DNA protecting protein DprA yields MDDLLKYKIALTLINGIGPVLAKNLIAYLGSVEAIFKEKKSSLTKIPGIGEILSNEIASQNMLKRAEEEVAFIEKNNLQTYFFTDKSYPFRLKECVDSPIMLYYKGNKNLNDAKFIGIVGTRKVTEYGKEMCKLIIEDISKKIPNAVIVSGLAYGVDIQAHKLAIENQLSTIGVLGHGLDRIYPSSHRPTAIKMLENGGLITEFVSKTNPDRQNFVKRNRIIAGMCDALLVIESGIKGGALITAELANDYNRDVFAIPGKIGDEYSSGCNKLIKENKAALIESADDLLRFMNWEFSETTPKNEIQTSLFSDLSEEEAEIINELRKNHNGVNVNELTVKLNKPYSKLSSKLLDMEFKGLVKCLPGGVYRVI; encoded by the coding sequence ATGGACGATTTATTGAAATATAAAATTGCCTTAACACTTATTAATGGGATAGGACCGGTTTTAGCAAAAAATCTCATAGCTTATTTAGGTTCAGTGGAAGCTATTTTTAAAGAAAAAAAATCAAGCCTCACCAAAATACCGGGAATCGGAGAAATATTATCTAATGAAATAGCATCACAAAATATGTTGAAAAGAGCTGAAGAAGAAGTAGCATTTATTGAAAAGAATAATCTTCAAACATATTTTTTTACTGATAAATCTTATCCTTTTCGATTGAAAGAATGTGTGGATTCTCCCATAATGCTTTACTATAAAGGAAATAAAAACTTGAATGATGCAAAATTTATAGGCATTGTAGGAACAAGAAAAGTAACGGAATACGGGAAAGAAATGTGTAAGCTTATAATTGAAGATATAAGCAAGAAAATTCCGAATGCTGTTATTGTAAGTGGATTAGCTTACGGAGTCGATATTCAAGCACATAAATTGGCTATTGAAAATCAATTATCTACCATAGGAGTATTAGGACACGGATTGGATAGAATTTATCCGTCAAGTCATAGACCTACAGCAATAAAAATGCTTGAAAATGGAGGATTGATAACGGAGTTTGTCAGTAAAACCAATCCGGACAGGCAAAACTTTGTGAAACGAAACCGCATTATAGCAGGAATGTGTGACGCTTTACTGGTTATTGAATCGGGAATAAAAGGAGGAGCGCTAATTACAGCCGAATTAGCTAATGATTATAATAGAGATGTATTTGCAATACCGGGGAAAATTGGCGATGAATATTCTTCCGGATGTAATAAATTAATAAAAGAAAACAAAGCTGCCTTGATTGAATCTGCCGATGATTTATTACGTTTTATGAATTGGGAATTTTCCGAAACTACTCCAAAAAATGAGATTCAAACATCTTTATTCTCCGATTTGTCTGAAGAGGAAGCGGAAATAATTAACGAGCTCCGTAAAAATCACAATGGCGTCAATGTGAATGAATTAACAGTTAAACTTAACAAACCTTATAGCAAACTTTCATCCAAACTGCTGGATATGGAATTCAAAGGATTGGTAAAATGTTTGCCAGGAGGTGTGTATAGGGTGATATAA
- a CDS encoding conserved membrane hypothetical protein (Evidence 4 : Unknown function but conserved in other organisms), with protein sequence MSKIKKINKRTPQLSIINNLATFAQQYWRSIFISLIIFFLSVYNFSSIQGIPKFKYSDKIVHLCLYFILTFTLFYEYKRSLQLKSKIYHLLILILFPVIYGGLIEIIQQSFFPPRTAEWLDWCADITGTLFGGIMAFLFLKK encoded by the coding sequence ATGTCAAAAATAAAAAAAATTAATAAACGCACACCACAATTAAGTATTATTAACAATCTGGCTACGTTCGCTCAACAATACTGGCGATCAATTTTTATTTCATTGATTATTTTTTTTCTGTCTGTTTATAATTTTTCCTCCATTCAAGGTATACCTAAATTTAAATACAGTGATAAAATTGTCCATCTATGTCTGTATTTTATACTAACATTTACACTTTTTTATGAATATAAAAGAAGCCTACAATTAAAAAGTAAAATATATCACTTACTTATATTGATACTCTTTCCCGTTATATACGGTGGGCTGATCGAAATTATACAACAATCATTTTTTCCTCCACGTACCGCAGAATGGCTGGATTGGTGTGCAGATATAACAGGTACTCTATTTGGAGGAATAATGGCTTTCCTTTTTCTTAAAAAATAG
- a CDS encoding Peptidase M48 Ste24p yields MKKTILLLFVAVFIAACSSVMLTGRKQLNLVSDSEVNQMSFQSYKELIDSVPLSTNKTNTAMVKKVGTKIASAVETYMKANGYEKDIANFAWEYNLLKDEQVNAFCMPGGKVAVYEGILPVTQNETGMAVVIGHEVAHAVARHSSERLSQQILAQYGSSILGAAFSTKSAAIQQGIGTLYGIGAQLTILKYSRKQESEADRLGLIFMAMAGYDPNQSLSFWQRMAAQSTGSSTPEFLSTHPSDEQRIADIKKELPEALKYYKK; encoded by the coding sequence ATGAAAAAAACAATCCTTTTATTGTTTGTAGCGGTTTTTATTGCCGCTTGTTCCAGTGTTATGCTTACAGGGCGTAAACAACTGAATCTGGTTTCAGATTCTGAAGTTAATCAAATGAGTTTTCAGTCGTACAAAGAATTAATTGATTCGGTTCCGCTTTCAACAAATAAAACAAACACCGCTATGGTAAAAAAAGTAGGAACCAAAATAGCAAGCGCGGTGGAAACTTATATGAAAGCAAATGGTTATGAAAAAGATATTGCTAATTTTGCTTGGGAATACAATTTGTTAAAAGATGAACAAGTGAATGCTTTCTGTATGCCGGGTGGAAAAGTTGCTGTGTATGAGGGTATTTTACCTGTAACGCAGAATGAAACGGGAATGGCTGTGGTAATAGGTCATGAAGTGGCACACGCAGTAGCGCGTCATAGTAGTGAACGTCTCAGCCAGCAAATATTAGCTCAGTACGGAAGTTCAATACTAGGTGCGGCTTTTTCTACTAAATCCGCTGCAATTCAACAAGGAATAGGGACATTATATGGTATTGGAGCGCAGTTGACAATTCTCAAATATTCACGTAAACAAGAGTCGGAAGCAGATCGTTTGGGTTTAATATTTATGGCGATGGCCGGTTATGACCCTAATCAATCATTATCATTCTGGCAAAGAATGGCAGCTCAATCTACCGGTTCATCAACACCTGAATTTTTAAGTACGCACCCGAGTGATGAACAAAGGATAGCGGACATTAAAAAAGAACTTCCGGAAGCATTGAAATACTATAAAAAATAA
- a CDS encoding Diacylglycerol kinase catalytic region: MKKRIGFIINPISGTSNHKQLPDIIREKLDLNQFEYNILFTKEAGDGTKLAAGCVKDNYYAVIAVGGDGTMNEIAKSLINTNTALGIIPAGSGNGLARHLSIPINAAKAIQHLNYSEIIKIDYGLANDRPFFCTCGTGFDAYVSMEFAKAKRRGLITYLEKMVTTYRNYKLQNYQLIGEDITFRNKAFLITFANASQWGNNAYIAPQASVQDGLLDVSVMSNFPDIAIPSVLLQLFTKTIHKDLHVTTFRTKDITLLREAPGPFHLDGEPYQEGEEIKIKIIQEGLKVLVKKRY; this comes from the coding sequence ATGAAAAAACGTATCGGCTTTATAATTAACCCGATATCGGGTACTTCTAATCATAAACAGTTGCCTGATATTATTAGGGAAAAGTTAGATTTAAATCAATTTGAATATAATATTTTATTCACAAAAGAAGCGGGAGACGGAACAAAATTAGCGGCAGGATGTGTAAAGGACAATTATTACGCTGTAATAGCTGTTGGCGGCGATGGAACGATGAATGAAATTGCTAAATCGCTTATTAACACCAATACTGCATTGGGAATTATTCCGGCAGGTTCCGGCAACGGTTTAGCAAGACATTTATCAATTCCAATTAATGCTGCAAAAGCAATTCAACACTTAAATTATTCAGAAATTATAAAAATTGATTATGGGTTAGCAAATGATCGACCTTTTTTTTGCACTTGCGGAACCGGCTTTGACGCTTATGTGAGTATGGAATTTGCAAAAGCCAAAAGACGTGGATTGATAACTTATTTAGAAAAAATGGTTACTACTTACCGAAATTATAAATTACAAAATTATCAACTGATTGGTGAAGATATAACTTTTAGGAACAAAGCTTTTCTCATTACTTTTGCCAATGCTTCACAGTGGGGAAACAATGCTTACATTGCTCCACAAGCAAGCGTACAGGATGGATTACTTGATGTTTCTGTGATGAGCAACTTTCCCGACATTGCTATTCCAAGCGTATTATTACAATTATTCACAAAAACGATACATAAAGATTTACACGTAACCACTTTTCGAACTAAAGACATTACACTTCTTCGGGAAGCGCCCGGTCCTTTTCATTTGGATGGAGAACCTTATCAGGAAGGAGAGGAAATAAAAATAAAAATCATTCAGGAAGGTTTAAAAGTACTGGTAAAGAAAAGATATTAA
- the rnr gene encoding Ribonuclease R: MKKPKRNSSQKPMKKAEFIREITNIFIANPQKNYNYKQISSLLNIKSDTQRGFVNQLLYDLRDEDYLVEIAHGKFKLNSLGGYVTGVVQREGVKTYVLAEETNELIFIPEKKSGTAMLNDVVKVFLYAHRKGRELEGEIVEVLKRAQDTFVGVLEVSPNFAFLNVNNKALNSDILIPKDKLKGGKDGQKAVVKIIEWKHTMKSPVGEVIDILGDKGDNNTEMHAILAEFGLPYKYPEKVEEAANKMDAGITAEEIAKRMDMRDVVTITIDPRDAKDFDDAVSLRKLENGLWEVGVHIADVTHYVTPGTIIDREGESRATSVYLVDRTIPMLPEHLSNGICSLRPNEEKLTYSVIFKMDDNAQVLNYDIAKTVIKSNRRFTYEEAQNIIETGNGDFKDEVLTLDKLAKKLRQKRFDKGAIAFDRIEVRFEIDEKGKPLSVYFKEQKDANKLIEEFMLLANRTVAEHIGRVKKGQKAKTFVYRIHDVPDPDKLQNFSQFIRKFGYNLKTTGNKEKISSSINKLLDDVEGKKEQNLIETLAVRSMAKAIYSTENIGHYGLAFDYYTHFTSPIRRYPDMMVHRLLFSYMNGGKNVDKNEYEKKCEHSSNMEQVAANAERASIKYKQVEFMSDKIGQIFDGVISGITEWGVYVELVENKCEGMIPIRDLEDDYYEMDDKNYCLVGRRHHKKYQLGDEVTVKIAKANLDKKQLDFVLA, from the coding sequence ATGAAAAAACCAAAGAGAAATTCTTCTCAAAAACCAATGAAAAAGGCGGAATTTATTCGCGAAATCACCAATATTTTTATAGCTAATCCTCAAAAAAACTATAATTATAAACAAATATCTTCGCTTCTGAATATAAAATCAGATACTCAGCGTGGTTTTGTAAACCAGTTATTGTACGATTTGCGCGATGAAGATTATCTGGTAGAAATTGCACATGGAAAATTTAAACTTAATTCTCTTGGCGGTTATGTTACAGGAGTAGTTCAACGTGAAGGTGTAAAAACTTACGTGCTTGCCGAAGAAACTAACGAACTGATTTTTATTCCTGAAAAGAAAAGCGGAACAGCTATGTTGAACGACGTAGTTAAGGTTTTTCTTTATGCACACAGAAAAGGGCGCGAACTGGAAGGCGAAATTGTAGAAGTGCTTAAACGTGCTCAGGATACTTTTGTTGGAGTGTTGGAAGTTTCTCCCAATTTTGCTTTTCTGAATGTAAATAATAAAGCGCTCAACAGCGATATTCTTATTCCAAAAGACAAACTTAAAGGCGGAAAAGACGGACAAAAAGCAGTGGTAAAAATCATAGAGTGGAAGCACACTATGAAAAGTCCCGTAGGAGAAGTAATTGATATATTGGGAGATAAAGGCGATAATAATACCGAAATGCACGCTATTTTAGCTGAATTTGGCTTGCCTTACAAATATCCTGAAAAAGTGGAAGAAGCTGCAAATAAAATGGATGCGGGAATTACTGCTGAAGAAATTGCAAAACGAATGGATATGCGCGATGTGGTTACAATAACAATTGACCCGCGCGATGCAAAAGATTTTGATGATGCGGTTTCGCTACGAAAATTGGAAAATGGATTGTGGGAAGTTGGAGTTCATATTGCAGACGTAACACATTATGTTACACCCGGAACCATAATTGACCGTGAAGGTGAAAGTCGCGCTACTTCGGTATATTTGGTGGACAGAACTATTCCAATGTTACCCGAACATTTATCTAACGGAATTTGTTCGCTCCGTCCAAACGAAGAAAAACTGACGTATTCGGTTATTTTTAAAATGGACGATAACGCGCAAGTATTAAATTATGATATTGCAAAAACAGTTATTAAAAGCAATAGAAGATTTACATACGAAGAAGCGCAAAACATTATTGAAACCGGTAATGGCGATTTTAAAGATGAAGTCTTAACATTGGATAAATTAGCAAAAAAACTTCGTCAGAAACGATTTGATAAAGGCGCCATTGCGTTTGACAGAATTGAAGTGCGATTTGAGATTGATGAAAAAGGAAAACCATTAAGTGTATATTTCAAGGAACAAAAAGATGCCAACAAGCTCATAGAAGAATTTATGCTTTTGGCAAACAGAACAGTAGCAGAACATATCGGCAGAGTGAAAAAAGGACAAAAAGCCAAAACATTTGTGTATCGTATTCACGACGTACCCGATCCGGACAAACTTCAAAATTTCTCACAATTTATTCGCAAATTTGGTTATAATCTAAAAACAACCGGGAATAAAGAAAAAATTTCTTCTTCTATAAATAAATTACTGGACGACGTAGAAGGAAAAAAGGAGCAAAACCTAATAGAAACACTTGCGGTACGCTCTATGGCAAAAGCAATTTATTCAACCGAAAATATTGGTCATTACGGATTAGCTTTTGATTATTATACCCATTTTACTTCTCCTATTCGGCGCTATCCGGATATGATGGTGCATCGATTGTTATTTAGTTATATGAACGGCGGAAAAAATGTGGATAAAAACGAGTACGAAAAGAAATGCGAACACAGTTCCAATATGGAACAAGTTGCAGCTAATGCCGAACGGGCATCCATAAAATATAAACAAGTGGAATTTATGTCGGATAAAATCGGGCAGATTTTTGATGGGGTAATTTCAGGTATTACAGAGTGGGGTGTGTATGTAGAACTTGTGGAGAATAAGTGTGAAGGAATGATTCCAATTCGTGATTTGGAAGACGATTATTACGAGATGGATGATAAAAATTATTGCTTGGTGGGACGAAGACACCATAAAAAATACCAATTAGGAGATGAAGTTACAGTGAAAATTGCCAAAGCAAATTTAGATAAAAAACAATTGGATTTTGTTTTGGCATAA
- a CDS encoding Acyl-CoA dehydrogenase domain-containing protein gives MNFYTDNPALKFQLSHPLMKKIVTLKERNFVEKDKYDYAPRDFEDTIDNYGKVLEIIGEICGEIIAPNAESVDKEGPQVIGHRVKYARGTQENHEALAQAGLYGMSLPRQFGGLNMSMVPYVMGGELVSRADAGFANIWGLQDCAETIAEFADEDIKYEFLPRVTQGETCSMDLTEPDAGSDLQAVQLKATYNEKDGMWYLNGVKRFITNGDAQIKLVLARSEEGTNDGRGLSYFVADNKHDNTVKVRRIENKLGIKGSPTCELVFTNTPAKLIGTRRMGLIKYVMSLMNGARLGVGAQSVGVSAAAYEEALKYAQERKQFGKAIIEFPAVYEMVSLIKAKLDASRALLYETTRFVDVYKAYEGIEQERKLEPEEKADYKEFQRLADAFTPILKMFASEYANQNAYDAIQVHGGSGFMKDYACERIYRDARILTIYEGTSQLQVVAAIRHVTTGTYLKQIREYENQPINPEFHSLRHRLQIMTNLLENATTRVAEAKNNEYLDFQARRLVEMAGHIIMGYLLIIDASRDEMFRKSAEIYINYGEVEVRKHAAFIKKFNMENLDKYRM, from the coding sequence ATGAACTTTTATACCGACAATCCCGCACTTAAATTTCAACTTTCTCATCCGTTGATGAAAAAAATCGTTACGCTCAAAGAACGTAATTTTGTTGAAAAAGATAAATATGATTATGCACCTCGCGATTTTGAAGATACCATTGACAACTACGGCAAAGTATTGGAAATCATCGGTGAAATTTGTGGTGAAATTATAGCTCCAAATGCTGAAAGCGTGGACAAAGAAGGTCCGCAAGTAATAGGACACCGCGTAAAATATGCGCGTGGAACACAAGAAAACCACGAAGCATTGGCGCAAGCCGGACTTTACGGAATGTCTCTTCCGCGTCAGTTTGGCGGGTTAAATATGTCAATGGTTCCTTATGTAATGGGAGGTGAACTTGTTTCGCGCGCCGATGCCGGATTTGCAAACATTTGGGGATTACAAGACTGCGCCGAAACCATTGCGGAATTTGCCGATGAAGATATAAAATATGAATTTCTTCCGCGTGTAACACAAGGAGAAACGTGTTCAATGGATTTAACAGAACCGGATGCCGGTTCCGACCTACAAGCAGTCCAGTTAAAAGCCACATACAACGAAAAAGATGGAATGTGGTACTTGAATGGTGTAAAACGTTTTATCACCAATGGAGACGCACAAATTAAACTCGTTTTGGCTCGTTCTGAAGAAGGCACAAACGACGGTCGCGGACTTTCTTACTTTGTTGCCGACAATAAACACGATAATACCGTAAAAGTTCGTCGTATCGAAAATAAACTTGGCATTAAAGGTTCACCAACTTGTGAACTTGTATTTACAAATACACCGGCAAAATTAATCGGAACACGCAGAATGGGTTTGATAAAATATGTAATGAGTCTGATGAATGGCGCTCGTTTGGGAGTTGGAGCTCAATCTGTAGGAGTTTCTGCCGCTGCGTATGAAGAAGCATTGAAATATGCACAAGAACGCAAACAATTCGGTAAAGCAATTATAGAATTCCCTGCTGTTTATGAAATGGTATCGTTAATTAAAGCCAAATTGGATGCTTCACGCGCATTGCTTTATGAAACTACACGCTTTGTTGATGTATATAAAGCATACGAAGGAATTGAACAGGAACGCAAATTGGAACCGGAAGAAAAAGCAGATTACAAAGAATTTCAACGTTTGGCAGACGCTTTCACTCCTATTTTGAAAATGTTTGCAAGTGAATATGCAAACCAGAATGCTTATGACGCCATTCAAGTTCACGGAGGTTCCGGATTTATGAAAGATTACGCTTGCGAACGTATTTATCGTGATGCTCGCATTTTAACTATTTATGAAGGAACATCGCAATTGCAAGTAGTAGCTGCTATACGTCACGTAACCACAGGAACATATTTGAAACAAATCCGTGAATATGAAAATCAACCGATTAATCCTGAATTTCATTCATTGCGCCACCGTTTGCAAATTATGACCAATTTATTGGAAAATGCTACCACTCGAGTTGCGGAAGCTAAAAATAACGAATATCTTGATTTTCAAGCGCGTCGGTTGGTGGAAATGGCCGGACATATTATTATGGGATATTTATTGATTATTGATGCCAGCCGAGATGAAATGTTCCGTAAATCTGCCGAAATTTACATCAACTATGGTGAAGTTGAAGTACGTAAACACGCTGCATTTATCAAAAAATTCAATATGGAAAATTTAGACAAATATAGAATGTAA
- a CDS encoding S23 ribosomal protein (modular protein) codes for MDKSKSFKDLIMWQKSHQYVLKVYRNTEKFPSHEQFNLTSQFRRAATSISLNIVEGYRRISKVEKLRFFNMAQTSLDETHYCIILSKDLNYISENQYCELIEAMENANKAINSYCYKLVQDIKNEKNKNKKNNDNEVSDIE; via the coding sequence ATGGACAAATCAAAATCTTTCAAAGATTTAATAATGTGGCAAAAATCACATCAGTATGTCCTAAAAGTGTATAGAAACACTGAAAAGTTTCCATCTCACGAACAGTTTAATTTGACTTCTCAATTTCGCAGGGCGGCAACTTCCATTTCTTTAAATATTGTTGAGGGATATAGAAGAATAAGCAAAGTAGAAAAATTGCGTTTTTTCAATATGGCTCAAACAAGTTTAGACGAAACTCATTATTGCATCATTCTTTCTAAAGATTTGAATTATATCTCTGAAAATCAATATTGTGAGCTAATTGAAGCAATGGAAAATGCCAATAAAGCAATCAACTCTTATTGTTACAAATTGGTACAGGATATTAAAAACGAGAAAAACAAAAATAAAAAAAATAATGATAACGAAGTGTCTGATATTGAGTAA
- the fixB gene encoding Protein FixB, protein MNNIFVYLEIEDGIVSDVSLELLTKGRTLADQLKCKLEAVAVGYQLDNIGEQVFPYGVDVLYLADDKRLYPFTSLPHTSLLVNLFKEEKPQIAFMGATSIGRDLGPRVSSALFSGLTADCTSLEIGTYEDKKAGKKYENLLYQIRPAFGGNIIATIVNPDCRPQMATVREGVMKKQIKDIKYKGEIKKLEVSKYVSDNDFVIEIIERHIEKSKLNIKNSPIIVAGGYGMGSEENFQMLYKLAETIGAEVGASRAAVDAGFAEHERQIGQTGVTVRPKLYIACGISGQIQHIAGMQESSMIIAINNDANAPINAIADYVITGNVEDVIPKMIKYYKMNSK, encoded by the coding sequence ATGAATAATATATTTGTATATCTTGAAATAGAAGACGGAATTGTAAGTGATGTTAGTTTGGAGTTATTGACTAAAGGACGTACGCTTGCAGACCAACTAAAATGCAAACTGGAAGCAGTTGCGGTTGGTTATCAATTAGATAATATTGGAGAACAGGTTTTTCCTTACGGTGTTGATGTGCTTTATTTAGCTGACGATAAACGTTTGTATCCTTTCACTTCGCTTCCGCATACATCTTTGCTTGTAAATCTTTTCAAAGAAGAAAAACCACAAATTGCATTTATGGGAGCAACTTCCATTGGGCGTGATTTGGGTCCTCGTGTTTCATCTGCTTTGTTCAGTGGTTTAACCGCTGATTGTACTTCATTGGAAATTGGTACTTATGAAGATAAAAAAGCAGGGAAAAAGTATGAGAATTTACTTTATCAAATTCGTCCTGCTTTTGGAGGAAACATCATTGCAACCATTGTAAATCCTGATTGCCGCCCACAAATGGCAACAGTACGCGAAGGGGTAATGAAAAAACAGATTAAGGACATCAAATACAAAGGGGAAATTAAAAAACTGGAGGTTTCAAAATATGTCTCGGACAATGATTTTGTAATTGAAATTATTGAGCGTCATATTGAAAAATCAAAACTGAACATCAAAAATTCTCCGATTATTGTTGCCGGCGGTTATGGAATGGGGAGCGAAGAAAATTTCCAAATGCTCTATAAATTAGCTGAAACAATTGGAGCTGAAGTGGGCGCATCAAGAGCAGCTGTGGATGCAGGTTTTGCAGAACACGAACGTCAAATAGGTCAAACAGGAGTTACGGTTCGTCCTAAACTTTATATAGCGTGCGGTATTTCAGGTCAAATCCAACATATTGCAGGAATGCAGGAAAGTTCGATGATTATCGCTATCAACAATGATGCAAATGCACCAATTAATGCTATTGCAGATTACGTGATAACAGGAAACGTAGAAGACGTAATTCCTAAAATGATTAAGTATTATAAGATGAATAGTAAGTAA
- the etfB gene encoding Electron transfer flavoprotein subunit beta: MSFNIVVLAKQVPDTRNVGKDAMKADGTVNRAALPAIFNPEDLNALEQALRVKDKMKDAKVSVLTMGPGRAAEIIRESLYRGADCGYLLSGREFAGSDTLATSYALSCAIKKIGKVDLLISGRQAIDGDTAQVGPQVAEKLGLPQITYAEEILEVNEKNITVKRRLERGVEIVKGKFPMLVTVNGSAANCRPRNAKLTLKYKNAKTPSELQESGQDYTALYDTRPYLNITEWGAADIEHDPKWLGLSGSPTKVKQIESVVFTAKESKRLGVSDVEIEDLMKELIANHTIG; encoded by the coding sequence ATGAGTTTTAACATTGTAGTTCTCGCTAAACAAGTGCCTGACACACGAAACGTGGGAAAAGATGCAATGAAAGCAGACGGCACAGTAAATCGCGCCGCGCTTCCTGCCATTTTTAATCCGGAAGATTTAAATGCGCTGGAACAAGCATTGCGAGTAAAAGATAAAATGAAAGACGCAAAAGTATCCGTACTTACTATGGGACCCGGACGCGCTGCAGAGATTATCCGTGAAAGTCTCTATCGTGGCGCAGACTGTGGTTATCTTTTAAGCGGACGTGAATTCGCCGGCTCTGACACGTTGGCAACTTCATACGCCCTTTCTTGCGCAATTAAAAAAATAGGAAAAGTGGATTTATTAATATCCGGCCGTCAAGCAATTGATGGAGATACTGCACAAGTAGGACCACAAGTAGCAGAAAAATTGGGATTACCACAAATAACGTATGCCGAAGAAATTCTCGAAGTCAACGAAAAAAATATTACAGTAAAACGTCGTTTGGAACGAGGCGTGGAAATAGTGAAAGGAAAATTTCCAATGTTAGTCACAGTAAACGGTTCGGCTGCAAATTGTCGCCCGCGCAATGCAAAACTGACTTTGAAATACAAAAATGCCAAAACGCCCAGCGAACTTCAGGAAAGCGGTCAGGATTATACAGCATTATATGACACGCGTCCTTATTTGAACATTACAGAATGGGGAGCCGCTGATATTGAACACGACCCTAAATGGTTGGGGCTTTCTGGTTCACCCACAAAAGTAAAACAAATAGAAAGCGTAGTTTTTACTGCAAAAGAAAGCAAACGCTTAGGAGTTTCTGATGTGGAAATAGAAGATTTAATGAAAGAATTAATTGCTAATCACACTATTGGGTAA